In Komagataeibacter sucrofermentans DSM 15973, the genomic window AACCGCAAACACCAGATCGGACATGCTTATTGCATGGGATGTAAAAGCCGCGCGGCGATCGACAGGATCCTGCGCCACCGGATCATTTCCCTGCTGGCAGAATATTTTTACGAAAACCCGGGCAAGGTCACCAAAAAAATGCCGCCCTTGAAAGGCGGCATCCAGAAACTTTTATTATTTTCAGGGCATTTCTCAAAAACTGTCCGGTAAATGACCAAAGCCTGATCTCCCGGACCAACGCGCCGGGCACGGATCATGACACCCGTGCCCTGCTACGTATCAAATGTGCTTTGTGTTGCGACCCGTTTGCTCAGAAATCGAGCGACGTCTTGACATAATACATGCCGCCATTGAACCCGTAGGGCGAGTAGGACGCATATTTTGCCAGACCCTGCTGCGAATTGGCAATCGAGCTGGAAACACGGGTCGGGTATTTGTTGCCAAGGTTGTTGGCACCTACGCCAATGGTCCACCGCGGCACGGGCTTGTAGTCAACTTCCATGTTGGTGATGAAACCGGGGTTCTGCTCGAACGGCACGGAACCTGGGCCTGTCGGAGCCGCCATGTAGGTAATGGAGCCATAGCGCATTTCCTGCACGAAAACCGACCACTTCTTGTACTGCCAGTTCATGCTGATCTGCTCGCGGTTTTTCGGCGCGGCGTGCAGCACCATCTGCTTGGTAAATTCGTTGACCAGGTTGTTCCGGCTCGAACGGATTTCGTTATCCGAGAAGTTGATGCCCATGGCAAAGCGGAACTTGCCGTAATGGCTGGTGTGCAGGGTGTAATCGGCGCTCAGGTCACCACCAAATGTCTGGGTATTGTAAAGGTTGGCATAGTAGCTGAGCGAAGTGACGTTACCCATACCCGTCGGAGGGGGATTGTTCGGGTCAACAGAAAAACTCTTGGAGCTACCCATCCGATCATTGATGGCAATGTAGTACAGGTTGCCCGCCAGGTGGAAACCATCCACGGGCGTCGCATCAATACCAATGGTATAGCTGCGTGAATACTCACCCTTGAGGGTAGTCGCGCCATAGGACTTGGCGAGGGCACTGCTGGAGGGAATCTGATCCACGACATAACCGGGATAGGGCGCCGAATAGAAATACGAAATTTCACCCAGCGTTGGCGGACGGTAGCCGGAATTGATGTTGGCGCGGATGGCCCAGCGCTTGTTGAAGTTGTAGCGCGTGCCGACCGAACCTGTCTCGACGGTTGCCAGATTGCTGTAGTTGGCAACGCGGCCGCCCAGGGTCCATTCCCACTTCTTGGTGATATAGAAATCAAGGTTGGCAAAACCTTCGTACACGTCACGGTTCGTGTTCGATACGGCCAGCGCGGGGTTGCCAGGGTGATCGGTCGCACCCTGCCCACTCCACGAAGCCGTCTCGCCTTCGGTCATCTGGAAGGTGTCGTGGCGATATTCCGCACCGAACCGCAGGTTGATGTCCTTGGGCAGCAGGCCGGTATGGAACGAGCGCGATCCCCTGAGCCCGGTTGTCAGCTCGGTCGAGATCGACTTGCCATCATAAAAGGATGTCTGGGTCGGGTCGTATGTATATGCGTTACCCGTCAGCGAGGCGTTTTCGGAATCCTTGGTGCCGTAGGCCTGCTGGTCGCGCCCGAATGTTACATACGCATCCCATGCAAAGCC contains:
- a CDS encoding TonB-dependent siderophore receptor — encoded protein: MSGLSKRKLYLVAGVAFGTFVPAVSEAASATVSTPQKHYRIATDKKAPAPRQAMPAALRASSHPEEIHVGGHQTNSVFSPGTARHSTTQVTVVTGAELLKTGQTNVLSALAQANPAITTAALPGGGASSFVQTMQLRGQSPDDTLILVNGHRRHIGANFNSNAGTNWGSEPADISLIPITAIDHIEVVTEGASALYGQDAIAGAVNIVLKRDTSGGTVNFKNSGYYAGDGQAFDGSASYAMALGNKGGYLDLAAQVTHQLPTTRGGDFYGTLFEGARNDTANRNVQRGLGLPKSTLETLSENMSVPMGHGLNFYSTSTFSHRRANVAETFRPNTSSDIWINPSLYPNGNQPYITMDQYDFETDNGIRTRKLGFAWDAYVTFGRDQQAYGTKDSENASLTGNAYTYDPTQTSFYDGKSISTELTTGLRGSRSFHTGLLPKDINLRFGAEYRHDTFQMTEGETASWSGQGATDHPGNPALAVSNTNRDVYEGFANLDFYITKKWEWTLGGRVANYSNLATVETGSVGTRYNFNKRWAIRANINSGYRPPTLGEISYFYSAPYPGYVVDQIPSSSALAKSYGATTLKGEYSRSYTIGIDATPVDGFHLAGNLYYIAINDRMGSSKSFSVDPNNPPPTGMGNVTSLSYYANLYNTQTFGGDLSADYTLHTSHYGKFRFAMGINFSDNEIRSSRNNLVNEFTKQMVLHAAPKNREQISMNWQYKKWSVFVQEMRYGSITYMAAPTGPGSVPFEQNPGFITNMEVDYKPVPRWTIGVGANNLGNKYPTRVSSSIANSQQGLAKYASYSPYGFNGGMYYVKTSLDF